A window of Paenibacillus phoenicis genomic DNA:
CCAAGCAGCGTACTGCCAAGGATCAGCAAAATCAACGGAAGGCTGACGGAGCCAAACAGCAAATTGACCTGCACCGGATCGACGTTAATCACCGCAAATACGGCGGTAATCAAGGCAAAGAACAAAGCCAGAATTAGGGACCATTGGATTTTCATGAGGGTACACCTCCTTCTAGGACAGTATAAAATCCCTTGTCCGCTTAGGGCAAGGGATTTTGTAGTCGCTATGGCCCAGGACATGTTAGCTCGTCAACTGTTCCATTTGCTCGATCACGTTCTCGAACACGCTCATCGCTTCACGGATCGGCTGCGGCGAGGACATGTCGACCCCGGCTTTCTTCAGAATGTTAATCGAATAGTCGCTGCCGCCGCTCTTTAGGAAGCCGAGGTAACGGTCAACCGCCGGTTTGCCTTCCTCAAGAATTTGCTTCGAGAAGCTGGTCGCTGCAGAGAAACCGGTAGCGTATTTGTAGACGTAGAAGCTCGTATAGAAATGAGGGATCCGTGCCCATTCCATTTCGATATCCTGGTCAACGACCATGTCTTTGCCATGGTATTTCACATTCAAGTCGTAATAAATTTCCGACAGCTCCTGCGGTGTGAGCGATTCGCCGGCTTCCGCGCGCTCATGGATGAGCTTCTCAAATTCGGCGAACATCGTTTGCCGGAACAACGTCGTCCGGAACTGGTCGGCGTAGTAGGTCAGCAGGTACAGCTTCTGCTTCGGATCGGTGGATTTCTTGAGCAGATAATCCATCAGCAACGCTTCGTTGGTCGTCGAGGCGACCTCAGCCAGGAAGATAGTATATTGGGCATCACGGTACTTCAGGGCTTCATCCGAAAAATAGGAATGCAACGCGTGCCCCATCTCATGCGCCAAGGTGAACATGCTGTTCAGATTGTCCTTATGGTTCAGCAGCACGTAAGGATGGGTGCCGTAAGCGCCCCAGCTATAAGCGCCGGTGCGTTTACCTTCGTTCTCGTACACGTCGATCCAGCGGTTTTCGAAGCCTTCACGCAGGACCTTCAGGTATTCCTCGCCCAGCGGCTTCAGCCCTTCCTCGACCATTTTCTTAGCGTCTTCATAAGGGATTTCCCACTTATATTCCTCAACGAGTGGAGCGAACAAATCGTACATATGCAGTTCGTCAACGCCCAGCAGCTTCTTGCGCAGCTTCATGTAACGTTGCAGGAGCGGCAAGCTCTCATGCACCGCGTCGATCAGGTTCGTATACACTTCCTTCGGAATGTTGTCGCCATATAGGGACATTTCCAGCACGGAAGGATATTTGCGGACCCGCGAGTAGAACATGTTCTTGTTCACGTTCGCGCTCAGTGTAGCGGCGATGGTATTTTTCTGCTTCCGATAGGTTTCGTAGACAGCTTTGAATGCCCGCTCGCGTACTTCGCGGTTGGGGTTCTCCAGGAACTGGATGTAGCTGCCGTGGGTTAAATCCACTTCGTTCCCGTTTTCGTCTTTGATTTTCGGGAATTTCATATCGGCATTGTTAATCATGCCAAAAATTTGCTGAGGCGCCTGCGACAAATTGCCTACTTGGGCCAGCAGCGCTTCTTCCGTTTTGCTCAGGACATGCGCCTTTTCGCGTTTGATTTCCTGCAAGGTGAACTTGTAATCCGCCAGCACAGGGTCGTTGATCAACTTGTCGAGCTCCTGCTCCGGCAGGGCCAAAATTTCTGGCGTAATAAAAGACAAGGCCTCGCTGACTTCAACGCTTAACTTCTTCGCTTTTTGCACAAGGGCTTGATATGTAGGGTTAGTGGTATCCTCATCGTGATGAAGATGGGCGTATACGTAAAGCCGCTCAATTTGCAAAGAGAGTTCATCTTCCAGCTCGAAAACGGCTTTGATATGTTGTGCATCCGTGAGTTTGCCTTCGAATTCGGCGGCTTTGTCTTTCAGCGCCTTGAGGTCGTTATACGATTTGTCCCAAGCGGCTTGATCAGGGAATAAATCCTGGAGCTGCCATGTGTGCTCCTTCGGTACTTCAGAACGTTTCATTACGGTGCTCATCGGAATCCTCCTTTGGACTGGGTAAAATGATGATGCCGGCTGGCCCATCGCAGCACTGCCAGGGAATGCGGCAGCTAGCAGGGCGCCGGTGAGCAACAGGGGAATCGCACGTGAGATGCGCTTAGGTCGCATACCAAGAAAACCTCCCTTATGGATGTCGGGAGCCCAACGCGATTTTCGTACCTTAGGGTCCGGTTAGCTTTGGGCATTTTCCTAGTATGGCCGCCTGCTGCGGGAAATATAGGGGATCAAGCAAGGAAGCTGTAGATCATCAGCCCAAACGCCAGTGCAATTAGCACGACGGAGGCCAGGGCCAGACTGCGCCTTAGACGCGGCTCCAGCCGATCCTTGTTCAGGATGACCACGACGCCCAGCGCAAAAGCGCAAATGATGAAGATCAAGAGATTGGAAGTGTCCATCAAAATCAATGCTCCGTTTCGTACGAGATTGGACGGCGGGCTACACCTGCTTAAACGCGTTCATAATTTCATTCCATTCCGCCTCGTTGCCGGCATATTCCTCTTTTGGGAACCGGCGCTTCACCCAATCCATCATGGCAGGGCGGCTGAGGAACGTATGCGATTCCTCGCCCCATTGGTCGGAAATTTCGCGGAGAACGATGTATCTGCCTTGAACCTCTACCGTCATCATATTCCATTTGTCTTTTTTGTATATTTCGTGTTTTTTGATCATCTCTGACGTTCTCCAATCTTTG
This region includes:
- the pepF gene encoding oligoendopeptidase F codes for the protein MSTVMKRSEVPKEHTWQLQDLFPDQAAWDKSYNDLKALKDKAAEFEGKLTDAQHIKAVFELEDELSLQIERLYVYAHLHHDEDTTNPTYQALVQKAKKLSVEVSEALSFITPEILALPEQELDKLINDPVLADYKFTLQEIKREKAHVLSKTEEALLAQVGNLSQAPQQIFGMINNADMKFPKIKDENGNEVDLTHGSYIQFLENPNREVRERAFKAVYETYRKQKNTIAATLSANVNKNMFYSRVRKYPSVLEMSLYGDNIPKEVYTNLIDAVHESLPLLQRYMKLRKKLLGVDELHMYDLFAPLVEEYKWEIPYEDAKKMVEEGLKPLGEEYLKVLREGFENRWIDVYENEGKRTGAYSWGAYGTHPYVLLNHKDNLNSMFTLAHEMGHALHSYFSDEALKYRDAQYTIFLAEVASTTNEALLMDYLLKKSTDPKQKLYLLTYYADQFRTTLFRQTMFAEFEKLIHERAEAGESLTPQELSEIYYDLNVKYHGKDMVVDQDIEMEWARIPHFYTSFYVYKYATGFSAATSFSKQILEEGKPAVDRYLGFLKSGGSDYSINILKKAGVDMSSPQPIREAMSVFENVIEQMEQLTS